A genomic segment from Colletotrichum higginsianum IMI 349063 chromosome 5, whole genome shotgun sequence encodes:
- a CDS encoding Antigenic cell wall encodes MRFLLVLSLLLCLVVISAQLVIPPEEALGRGGRDKGRGGRGKDKDKGKGKGKEPVMGGSQALQKQIGTLQEKVTSAKETLEPFKGGSLKGLVGLLKVNEAVVTLGETIDRTTESAEATDTLSAKESTEIGTRFLSLQPDINNLLTELQSKRGEFDKAGFKILDVRSLIRDSVVIQKDKASDLGGATDPTRRQFTKALDPQFQPIATQVSDQIQSNFSQAIGEYEGRGGKIKIPSKAVPQLTNLLAGVARALGVGDRDKMAMMMAAAGPVPNAAEAVPMTNFASAEAAFADINASDTVQANTAVEAALRGTSDMELRRLGPDENDLRGIPPLVLAVLRRYDII; translated from the exons ATGCGGTTCCTGCTCGTCCTGTCACTGCTTCTATGCCTCGTCGTGATCAGCGCCCAACTGGTGATACCGCCCGAGGAGGCGCTGGGTCGTGGCGGCAGGGACAAAGGCagaggaggcagaggcaAAGACAAAGACAAAGGCAAGGGCAAAGGCAAAGAACCGGTGATGGGCGGCTCGCAAGCTTTGCAGAAACAAATCGGGACTCTGCAAGAAAAGGTCACCTCGGCGAAGGAAACGCTCGAGCCCTTCAAGGGCGGCAGCCTGAAGGGCCTCGTGGGTCTGCTGAAAGTGAACGAGGCGGTCGTCACGCTTGGAGAGACAATCGACCGCACGACGGAGTCGGCCGAGGCAACGGACACCCTGTCAGCAAAGGAATC GACGGAAATCGGCACCCGGTTCCTCAGTCTGCAACCCGACATCAACAACTTGTTGACCGAGCTCCAGAGCAAACGCGGCGAGTTCGACAAGGCTGGCTTCAAAATCCTGGACGTCAGGAGCCTTATCCGAGACTCCGTTGTCATTCAGAAGGATAAAGCCAGTGACTTGGGTGGTGCT ACTGACCCGACCCGCCGCCAGTTCACCAAGGCTCTGGACCCGCAGTTCCAGCCCATCGCGACGCAGGTGAGCGATCAGATCCAGAGCAACTTCTCCCAGGCCATCGGAGAATACGAGGGCCGCGGAGGGAAGATCAAAATCCCGTCCAAGGCCGTGCCGCAGCTCACgaacctcctcgccggcgtggcgagggccctcggcgtcggcgatcGGGACAAgatggccatgatgatggcggcggccgggccGGTTCCCAatgccgccgaggccgtcccgATGACCAACTTCGCcagcgccgaggccgccttCGCGGACATCAACGCCTCCGACACGGTTCAGGCGAacacggccgtcgaggcggcgctccGGGGGACGTCGGACATGGAGCTCAGGAGGTTGGGCCCGGACGAGAACGACTTGCGTGGCATACCGCCTCTTGTCCTCGCTGTCCTGCGGAGATATGACATTATTTAG
- a CDS encoding Fungal specific transcription factor domain containing protein, producing MTTHSPAGFSVLPTNPSPVSVPGSRSLRIRRRQPGKAQLGAEEQVLDLPLPHGPRPGLPVRRRRQLPAHRGRVLEAVLHRPRQLHGPDGPAGHGDGVSSGDGDVHLLSRRGRDRAGAHSHVRGHTKSPEPGRRQVHRSRGGCVQQDLLGAVLSGEDHNLSPWKTVSECLPSLLEDAGPEEGAHFVASNSTTNYLKKGIVDCDIACPIPHTPDSFFSGDFDWFLCFVTHARLLSRACTSLFAVGVSHYPGDYYLDTIEQLTVELEDWRVSLPDNGFRPGGQTKAHSIVDDQERTLALATHFLYYSFLLTMTRMALRHLPSSEAQPDCARRESAMKTVEHSASSLLELVPIIDLAPYTPIWMMAGIPVMAFFVLFELVIHNPRQQQTAANLALLDVMSAHCNRMDVMSNGALPGDFIGEFAHIARSYVIEVDRRTPTGNTPQAPSNTLQASSFCPQWSLPNVDNYGFAPLQVQPGFSDMSPIPASHPAESMDADEMTMAASHPAGTDVMSLFGVWIPELEPMFYQGVLGQYDGGFTGAQQGLGPTPSLSYEYDNNS from the exons ATGACAACCCACTCACCTGCAGGCTTTAGTGTACTTCCAACGAATCCATCCCCGGTTTCCGTTCCTGGATCGCGCAGCCTTCGaatccgccgccgccaaccagGAAAAGCCCaactcggcgccgaggagcaaGTCCTGGACCTGCCTCTACCACACGGTCCTCGCCCTGGGCTGCCAGtacgacggcggaggcagcTTCCAGCCCACCGAGGGAGAGTCCTGGAAGCTGTtctccatcgccctcgccaactTCACGGACCTGATGGTCCTGCCGGACACGGTGACGGCGTTTCAAGCGGTGACGGCGATGTTCATCTACTCTCTCGGCGTGGCCGGGATCGCGCTGGAGCACATTCTCATGTCCGAGGCCATACGAAGAGCCCAGAACCTGGCCGACGCCAAGTTCATCGGTCTCGCGGCGGATGCGTACAACAGGACCTTCTGGGTGCTGTACTCTCTGGAGAAGATCACAACCTTTCACCATGGAAGACCGTCAGTGAGTGTCTTCCCTCActgctcgaggacgcgggCCCTGAGGAAGGGGCCCATTTTGTGGCATCAAACTCGACAACTAATTACCTCAAGAAGGGCATCGTCGACTGTGACATAGCATGTCCGATCCCCCATACCCCCGACTCGTTCTTCTCTGGAGATTTTGACTGGTTTCTGTGCTTCGTCACCCACGCGCGCCTGCTGTCGCGAGCATGCACGTCtctcttcgccgtcggcgtgtCTCACTACCCTGGCGATTACTACCTGGACACAATCGAACAGCTGACAGTAGAGCTGGAGGACTGGAGAGTCTCACTGCCGGACAACGGTTTCAGGCCGGGCGGCCAGACAAAGGCTCACTCGATCGTAGATGACCAAGAGCGCACGCTGGCGCTAGCTACGCACTTCCTCTACTACAGCTTCctcttgacgatgacgagaaTGGCTCTGAGGCATCTCCCGTCCTCCGAAGCCCAGCCCGACTGTGCGCGGCGAGAGTCCGCAATGAAGACCGTTGAGCATTCCGCCAGCTCGCTGCTCGAACTTGTCCCCATCATAGACTTGGCGCCCTACACCCCGATATG GATGATGGCCGGTATTCCCGTcatggccttcttcgtcctGTTCGAACTCGTCATCCACAACCCCCGGCAGCAACAGACAGCAGCGAACCTGGCACTGCTCGACGTCATGAGCGCACACTGCAATCGGATGGATGTCATGTCAAACGGCGCCCTACCTGGCGATTTCATCGGAGAGTTCGCACACATCGCCCGAAGCTACGTAATCGAGGTCGACCGCCGAACCCCGACCGGCAACACGCCCCAGGCACCGTCGAACACGTTGCAGGCATCTTCCTTCTGCCCTCAGTGGTCGCTGCCAAACGTCGACAACTACGGGTTCGCGCCGCTTCAAGTACAGCCCGGCTTCTCAGAC ATGAGTCCGATCCCGGCGTCGCATCCGGCGGAATCTATGGACGCGGATGAAATGACGATGGCTGCGAGTCACCCTGCCGGAACCGACGTGATGAGCCTGTTTGGCGTTTGGATTCCGGAACTGGAGCCCATGTTTTATCAAGGCGTTCTGGGCCAATATGATGGAGGGTTCACAGGTGCTCAACAAGGCCTTGGTCCTACGCCGAGCCTCTCGTATGAGTACGACAACAACTCGTAG
- a CDS encoding membrane protein, translated as MEKPSGRPLLTAALLLSTLPSALAQNARVKVTLDETFRTVAPPNDAFAHNADHVRVASTVLLGLILTFVLLSLRESKRWSSTVPTALTLGAATCILPEAVDNYLANCYWAQSHDPSQLMFTFLGREFDVYVGIIWWSFGAVLGCTIFGALMRGVTTKTLWVLLGLAALFDLVLEECLLNYGGLYLYYGHQPLVLVSKFPWWWGFCNVSAIFLGIASTYRYREWFNGWRSIFVLPILPFCYIAGWSLAAMPTVYAVHADYSFFITQLCGLLTCCLALVQTGVMMDVLLERDPLKLDQSGRSPRLGKGTSSSTRSASKTKALGQIWEGM; from the coding sequence ATGGAGAAACCCTCCGGACGTCCACTGCTCACCGCAGCTCTACTCCTCTCTACTTTACCGTCTGCCCTGGCCCAGAATGCCCGAGTCAAAGTAACCTTGGACGAGACCTTCCGCACCGTCGCCCCTCCCAACGACGCCTTCGCCCACAATGCGGACCACGTCCGCGTCGCCTCGAcggtcctcctcggcctcatcctcaccttcgtcctcctctccctccggGAAAGCAAACGCTGGTCCTCGACTGTCCCGACGGCGCTGACGCTCGGCGCGGCGACCTGCATTCTCCCCGAGGCCGTGGACAACTACCTCGCCAACTGTTACTGGGCCCAGTCCCACGACCCGTCGCAGCTCATGTTCACCTTCCTGGGGCGCGAGTTCGACGTCTACGTCGGCATCATATGGTGGTCCTTTGGCGCGGTCTTGGGCTGCACCATCTTCGGCGCTCTGATGCGCGGGGTGACCACCAAGACCCTCTGGGTCCTTTTGGGCCTCGCGGCCCTGttcgacctcgtcctggAGGAGTGTCTGCTCAACTACGGCGGGCTTTACCTCTACTACGGCCACCAGCCGCTGGTGCTGGTCTCCAAGTTCCCGTGGTGGTGGGGCTTCTGCAACGTGTCGGCCATCTTCCTGGGCATTGCCTCGACGTACCGGTACCGGGAGTGGTTCAACGGGTGGCGGAGCATCTTCGTCCTGCCGATACTGCCGTTTTGCTACATCGCAGGATGGTCTCTTGCCGCGATGCCCACCGTTTACGCCGTCCACGCGGACTACTCCTTTTTCATCACGCAGCTGTGTGGTCTTCTGACGTGCTGTTTGGCTCTGGTTCAGACCGGGGTCATGATGGACGTCCTTCTTGAGCGCGACCCGCTCAAGTTGGATCAGTCGGGCCGATCGCCGAGGCTGGGAAAGGGGACATCATCGTCAACCAGGTCCGCAAGCAAGACAAAAGCCTTGGGACAAATCTGGGAGGGAATGTAG
- a CDS encoding Chloroperoxidase-like protein, protein MRLAVLALAVLAAPALAQDAQHVWQAPGSNDRRSPCPLLNSLANHGYLPRNGQNISVDALIDGMHAGLNLREDAKLFFRLQGNKAVGASSTGDKTTFHLSDLNKHDLIEHDASLSRADIYFGDNWSFNQTIFDETKSYWPSATISISDAAKALAARQKSAEAINPEFNLPLDGHTNSLGQTAMYLGLFGDYDDGNANRAWVEYFFENERLPFELGWQRRSDNDKIPATGILALTTKVAVHYLAVKIGL, encoded by the exons ATGCGCCTCGCTGTATTAGctctcgccgtccttgcTGCCCCGGCACTCGCCCAGGATGCTCAACACGTGTGGCAGGCTCCCGGAAGCAATGATC GTCGATCTCCGTGCCCCCTCTTGAACAGTCTCGCCAACCACGGCTACCTACCACGAAACGGCCAAAACATCTCCGTCGACGCCCTGATCGATGGCATGCACGCCGGCCTCAACCTGCGCGAGGACGCCAAGCTCTTCTTCCGCCTGCAGGGCAACAAGGCCGTCggggcctcgtcgacgggggACAAGACGACCTTCCACCTCAGCGACCTCAACAAGCACGACCTCATCGAGCACGACGCCTCCCTCAGCCGGGCGGACATCTACTTTGGCGACAACTGGTCCTTCAACCAGACCATCTTCGACGAGACGAAGTCGTACTGGCCCTCGGCCACCATCTCCATcagcgacgccgccaaggcgcTCGCCGCGCGGCAGAAGAGCGCCGAGGCGATCAACCCGGAGTTCAACCTGCCTCTCGACGGGCACACCAACTCGCTGGGCCAGACGGCCATGTACCTCGGCCTGTTTGGGgactacgacgacggcaacgcgAACCGGGCCTGGGTCGAGTACTTCTTTG AGAACGAACGACTACCGTTTGAGCTCGGCTGGCAGAGGCGGTCGGACAACGACAAGATCCCGGCCACGGGGATCCTGGCCTTGACGACCAAGGTGGCCGTTCACTACCTCGCGGTCAAGATTGGACTCTGA
- a CDS encoding NAD dependent epimerase/dehydratase: protein MTSSSLPPKILLTGATGYVGGSVLHHLLNCASLSSTFSSSPTTVPIRGGPDRAARLTEAYGSRVRLVTIVSFDDVVTLTAPASQHDIVVNAGSGFHPPSAEALVRGLARRKALTGGRPVWMIHTSGCSNLADKPLTGVSRPDKEWEDARAEEAFEFEEAEDARDPYPQRTAELAVLRTGEELGVKAVSIQSPCIFGTGSGFFNRAGLMIPIMMGYVLRNGYGLTVGDGTGCIDYVHVADLADLYVLCVLDVLERGGANLPTGRGGILFPTVGRTLTIEIPRKCLDIAFATGNLPKEGGPRQKEVRKVSLEEAAETCAGNLDVTETGYAGHRKTRGTVARERLGWSPVRLEEAWNGDFETELKAALSGQRGLTMATCIAGTK, encoded by the coding sequence ATGACATCCTCATCCCTACCGCCCAAGATCCTTTTGACCGGGGCAACCGGCTACGTCGGCGGTTCCGTCCTCCATCACCTCCTCAACTGCGCCTCCCTGTCGTCcaccttctcttcctctcccacAACCGTCCCCATTCGCGGCGGCCCGGACCGCGCCGCGAGGCTTACCGAGGCATACGGCTCCCGCGTGAGGCTCGTCACCATCGTCTCGTTCGACGACGTGGTGACGCTCACAGCTCCCGCGTCCCAGCATGATatcgtcgtcaacgccggctCCGGGTTCCACCCGCCGTCGGCGGAGGCGCTCGTCCGCGGTCTCGCCCGGCGCAAGGCGCTCACGGGGGGGCGGCCGGTGTGGATGATTCACACGTCGGGATGCTCGAACCTCGCCGACAAGCCCTTGACCGGCGTCAGCCGACCCGACAAGGAATGGGAAGACGCCCGTGCCGAGGAGGCCTTTGAgttcgaggaggccgaggatgccCGGGACCCGTACCCCCAACGCACGGCGGAGCTGGCGGTGCTCCGGaccggcgaggagctgggcgTGAAGGCCGTCAGCATCCAGTCGCCGTGCATCTTCGGCACCGGGTCCGGCTTCTTCAACAGGGCGGGCCTGATGATCCCCATCATGATGGGCTACGTGCTGCGTAACGGATACGGCCTGACGGTGGGCGACGGGACGGGGTGCATCGACTACGTCCACGTGGcggacctcgccgacctctACGTGCTGTGCGTGCTGGACGTGctcgagcgcggcggcgccaacctCCCCACGGGCAGGGGGGGCATCCTCTTCCCGACGGTGGGGAGGACGCTGACGATCGAGATCCCGCGCAAGTGTCTCGACATCGCGTTCGCGACGGGGAACCTGCCCAAGGAGGGCGGGCCGCGGCAGAAGGAGGTGCGGAAAGTGagcctcgaggaggcggccgagacgtgCGCGGGGAACCTGGACGTCACGGAGACGGGGTACGCCGGGCATCGGAAGACGAGGGGGACTGTTgcgagggagaggctggggTGGTCGCCGGTCCGGCTGGAGGAGGCCTGGAACGGCGACTTTGAGACGGAGTTGAAGGCCGCGCTGAGTGGGCAGAGGGGGTTAACGATGGCTACTTGTATCGCTGGTACGAAGTGA
- a CDS encoding Choline dehydrogenase has product MPFFRQSKSQPRWPGVAVAALLTASSFADAYVLPRYIKPSQLLDSYDYVIVGGGTAGLTVADRLTEDPKTNVLVLEAGNWGNMSDNLMVYVAGRSGSFTDPMWPGLQSVPQPNLNGRPGNVLVAKQVGGGSSVNAMMNMRGSVEDYDRWAALFGSEAQKGTADWSWDGILPFFKKGLHFTEPPPELTDNFDSVKYDASYWGDSSEIYAGWPRFYYPGVTPLVEAFKEIEGVEFPPDSGAGQPGVFWFPTLMDPRSVTRSYAGSGHYLNVNATRPNYHLLVDTQVRRLVVDDALCAKGVEVPVGNSTLVTVKAKKEVLLAAGAVHTPHLLQLSGIGPKKLLEAGGIDVRVDLPGVGQNFQDHSNLSGVNITLTKLASIHPNPRDLVEGSEFQAWAEEVWQANKTGPYSLAFTNLAGWLPFTTITDRADEIATKLEQQDFASLLPADTDATVLAGFEAQMKILAAQLRSKNTAFTRFQLVPDHGSQGPVAMQSFSRGSININTADPWNTEPVIDYRALTNPVEADFYVESIRFLRRYNFETSLAAEFDPVEYVPGPNVTSDADLKAYIAGALSPTDYHPVGTASMLPLELGGVVDQTLRVYGVKNLRVVDASVMPMVPGANTCQPTYALAEKAAEIIKQGI; this is encoded by the exons ATGCCGTTCTTTCGCCAGTCCAAGTCCCAGCCTCGGTGGCCTGGGGTCGCGGTGGCAGCCCTCCTCACGGCGAGCTCCTTCGCCGACGCCTACGTCCTCCCGCGCTACATCAAGCCATCTCAGTTGCTGGATAGCTACGACTATGTCATTGTGGGAGGTGGAACCGCGGGTCTGACGGTGGCAGACCGCCTGACCGAGGACCCGAAGACCAACGTCTtggtcctcgaggccggtAACTGGGGCAACATGTCCGACAACCTCATGGTCTACGTTGCTGGCAGATCCGGAAGCTTCACCGACCCCATGTGGCCCGGCCTCCAGTCTGTGCCGCAGCCCAACTTGAACGGGAGGCCCGGCAACGTCCTCGTTGCCAAGCAGGTCGGAGGCGGCTCTTCCGTGAACGCCATGATGAACATGCGTGGCTCTGTCGAGGACTACGACCGCTGGGCTGCCCTGTTCGGATCCGAGGCTCAGAAGGGCACTGCCGACTGGAGCTGGGATGGCATCTTGCCGTTCTTCAAGAAG GGCCTCCACTTCACTGAGCCCCCTCCCGAGCTCACCGACAACTTCGACAGCGTCAAGTACGACGCCTCCTACTGGGGCGACTCCTCGGAGATCTATGCCGGTTGGCCCCGGTTCTACTACCCCGGCGTGACCCCGCTGGTGGAGGCCTTCAAGGAgatcgagggcgtcgagttcCCACCCGACAGCGGTGCCGGACAGCCGGGCGTCTTCTGGTTCCCCACGCTCATGGATCCCCGTTCCGTCACGCGCTCCTACGCCGGCAGCGGTCACTACCTCAACGTCAACGCGACCCGCCCCAACTACCACCTCTTGGTCGACACCCAGGTCCGCAGGCTGGTGGTGGACGACGCGCTCTGCGCCAAGGGTGTCGAGGTCCCCGTGGGCAACAGCACCCTGGTCaccgtcaaggccaagaaggaggtcctcctcgccgccggcgccgtccacACCCCCCACCTCCTGCAGCTGAGCGGCATCGGGCCCAAgaagctcctcgaggccggagGCATCGACGTGCGTGTCGACCTGCCCGGCGTTGGCCAGAACTTCCAGGACCACAGCAACCTTTCCGGGGTGAACATCACAC TCACTAAGCTCGCGTCGATTCACCCCAACCCGCGGGATCTGGTTGAAGGAAGCGAATTCCAGGCCTGGGCCGAAGAAGTGTGGCAGGCTAACAAGACTG GCCCGTACTCCCTCGCCTTCACCAACCTTGCCGGCTGGCTCCCCTTCACCACCATCACGGACAGGGCCGACGAGATCGCCACGAAGCTGGAGCAGCAAGACTTCGCCAGCCTGCTGCCGGCCGACACCGACGCCACCGTGctcgccggcttcgaggCGCAGATGAAGATCCTGGCCGCCCAGCTGCGCTCCAAGAACACGGCCTTCACCCGCTTCCAGCTGGTCCCGGACCACGGCTCCCAGGGCCCCGTGGCGATGCAGTCCTTCAGCCGCGGCtccatcaacatcaacacgGCCGACCCCTGGAACACGGAGCCCGTCATCGACTACCGCGCCCTGACCAaccccgtcgaggccgacttcTACGTCGAGTCCATCCGCTTCCTCCGCCGCTACAACTTCGAGACCTCCCTGGCCGCCGAGTTCGACCCGGTCGAGTACGTCCCCGGCCCCAACGTCACCTCGGACGCCGACCTCAAGGCCtacatcgccggcgccctgTCGCCCACCGACTACCACCCCGTCGGCACCGCCTCCATGCTGCCGctcgagctgggcggcgtcgtcgaccagaCCCTGCGCGTCTACGGCGTCAAGAACCTGAGAGTCGTCGACGCCAGCGTCATGCCCATGGTTCCCGGCGCCAACACGTGCCAGCCTACCTAcgccctggccgagaag GCCGCGGAGATCATCAAGCAAGGCATCTAA
- a CDS encoding F5 8 type c domain protein, whose protein sequence is MALPQQDAEATLAMMNESLAYLDGLDYVEGYAWFGAFREDEANAWTGDAVSLFDGDGGLTDLGALYLGGEERGFETGQKGEGNFASSLSPAGLLPWVTVFGVIAALW, encoded by the coding sequence ATGGCGCTGCCGCAgcaggacgccgaggcgaCGCTCGCCATGATGAACGAGAGCCTGGCGTACCTGGACGGGCTGGACTACGTCGAGGGCTACGCGTGGTTCGGCGCGTTccgcgaggacgaggccaacGCGTGgaccggcgacgccgtgTCGCTGtttgacggcgacggcggcctgaCTGATCTCGGGGCCCTGtacctcggcggcgaggagcggGGGTTCGAGACCGGCCAGAAGGGCGAGGGCAACTTTGCCAGCTCCCtgtcgccggccggcctgctTCCGTGGGTGACCGTCTTTGGTGTCATTGCGGCGTTGTGGTAG
- a CDS encoding Alpha-mannosyltransferase alg11p produces MSVSNARPLAIFTGYMLLAAGLTAKSIGIIRGQRRRVSGSADRPAPTVVALAVFGLLAAVSLATTWYHMFRFFEWSYLEWDSRQFWAAVVGGAKPPGLRLGEWLRDTTLFRQAWVSTLETGPRAWWSLQIFGFCANWSVLLAAQAQKKRIPHPWVFVLLGQVVAISFAANMSFLAILCCSSSSSSSSSSSSKPTTPTTAPKDQKKRNDETASSSVSWHTVVLVVTLLWATLIPSAIDHPRFMSLLLGPHLLAFAPLLLNRVLPPRLLGEPGWYWKAASMAWVLAVATKGVAGEGEGLGVVLTTLYEHPAVSSVGWDVICCWVSSGAWFLIGAD; encoded by the exons ATGTCGGTTTCCAACGCCCGCCCCCTGGCCATCTTTACGGGCTACATgctcctggccgccggcctcaCGGCGAAGTCCATCGGCATCATCCGCGGCCAGCGACGACGCGTCTCCGGCTCCGCGGACCGTCCCGCtcccaccgtcgtcgccctcgccgtcttcggcctcctcgccgccgtgaGCCTCGCCACGACCTGGTACCACATGTTCCGCTTCTTCGAGTGGTCCTATCTCGAATGGGACTCCCGGCAGTTctgggccgccgtcgtcggcggcgctAAACCCCCCGGCCTGCGGCTCGGCGAGTGGCTGCGGGACACGACCCTCTTCCGCCAGGCGTGGGTGTCGACGCTCGAGacggggccgagggcgtgGTGGTCGCTGCAGATCTTTGGCTTCTGCGCCAACTGGAGCGTCCTGCTTGCGGCTCAAG CTCAGAAGAAGCGAATCCCTCATCCGTGGGTCTTTGTGCTACTCGGTCAAGTGGTTGCCATCTCCTTTGCCGCCAACATGTCGTTCCTCGCCATCCTatgctgcagcagcagcagcagcagcagtagcagcagcagtagcaagCCGACGACTCCAACAACGGCACCCAAGGACCAGAAGAAGCGGAATGAcgagacggcgtcgtcctcggtctCGTGGCAcaccgtcgtcctcgtcgtcactcTACTCTGGGCGACTCTGATCCCTTCCGCCATCGACCACCCGAGGTTCATGTCGCTGCTCTTGGGCCCTCATCTGCTGGCATTCGCGCCCTTGCTCCTCAACAGGGTCCTCCCGCCGCGGCTCCTGGGCGAGCCGGGATGGTACTGGAAGGCCGCCTCGATGGCGTGGGTGCTTGCCGTGGCCACCAAGGGGGTTGcgggcgaaggcgagggccTTGGGGTTGTCCTCACGACGCTCTACGAGCACCCTGCCGTGAGCAGCGTTGGCTGGGATGTCATTTGCTGCTGGGTCAGCTCTGGAGCTTGGTTTCTCATCGGGGCCGACTGA